A portion of the Nitrospira defluvii genome contains these proteins:
- a CDS encoding type II toxin-antitoxin system VapC family toxin, which produces MSQPAVLLDTDILSELLKQHPLVVQRVRNYLAEHERLAFSIITRYELLRGLKAKQARAQEAAFTLLCQASPILPITDQVVERAATLYGDLHRQGTLLPDADLLIAATALEAQRPLITNNLAHFQRIAGLSVESWKR; this is translated from the coding sequence ATGTCGCAACCCGCCGTTCTGCTCGATACTGATATTCTTTCTGAACTCCTCAAGCAACATCCTCTCGTCGTGCAGCGGGTGCGGAACTATCTGGCGGAGCACGAGCGGCTGGCCTTCTCGATCATCACGCGCTATGAACTCCTGCGAGGACTGAAGGCGAAACAGGCACGGGCTCAAGAGGCGGCCTTCACGTTGCTCTGCCAAGCCAGTCCCATTCTCCCGATCACCGACCAAGTCGTGGAGCGTGCGGCGACGTTATACGGCGACCTCCATCGACAGGGAACCTTGCTGCCCGATGCCGATCTCCTCATTGCCGCTACCGCTCTAGAGGCGCAACGTCCCTTGATCACCAACAACCTTGCTCACTTCCAACGCATCGCTGGCCTCAGCGTTGAAAGCTGGAAACGGTAA
- a CDS encoding antitoxin family protein, translating to MRQTIKARYHDGVLQPLEPLALTDDAEVQVTVDTELALGADEILRRAAQVYQGLSADEITQVESIALDRQHFFREPAA from the coding sequence ATGCGACAGACAATCAAAGCCCGCTATCATGACGGAGTGTTGCAGCCGCTGGAACCTCTTGCGTTGACCGATGACGCGGAAGTCCAGGTCACTGTTGATACCGAGCTTGCGCTTGGTGCGGACGAAATTCTGCGGCGTGCGGCGCAGGTCTATCAAGGGCTTAGTGCCGATGAGATCACGCAGGTCGAGTCCATCGCATTGGATCGGCAGCATTTCTTCCGTGAGCCGGCTGCCTAA
- a CDS encoding response regulator — translation MATEPAPHSTILIVDDDPTTILLATKPLQLAGHTVLQAPGSAEALRLYTEHPQPIHLILTDIFLPPPDFQLSVEKNPYPRVNGLEMVDLLLEKKRDIRIILMSSTPGPDLCSRGLIREGLPFLNKPFTSEVLLTLIHETLAGPPTTQSPPKPSASGKAEVEWVD, via the coding sequence ATGGCTACAGAACCAGCGCCGCACTCGACCATCCTTATCGTCGACGACGATCCCACAACAATTCTGTTGGCCACCAAACCACTGCAACTTGCCGGCCACACAGTACTGCAAGCCCCGGGAAGCGCTGAAGCCCTTCGGCTCTACACCGAACACCCACAGCCGATTCATCTCATCCTCACAGACATCTTTCTTCCTCCCCCCGACTTCCAACTCTCCGTCGAGAAGAATCCCTACCCCAGAGTCAATGGTCTCGAGATGGTCGACCTGCTGCTTGAGAAAAAACGAGACATCCGAATCATTCTCATGTCCAGCACTCCAGGACCAGACCTGTGCAGTCGTGGCCTCATTCGGGAGGGATTACCCTTCCTGAATAAGCCCTTTACCAGCGAGGTGTTGCTGACGCTGATCCATGAGACATTGGCCGGCCCTCCTACCACACAGAGCCCTCCGAAGCCTTCTGCATCCGGCAAGGCCGAGGTCGAATGGGTCGACTGA
- a CDS encoding Lrp/AsnC ligand binding domain-containing protein, with the protein MSDRAYVLINVHPGQTADVVKALSDIKEIKQIDPCWGKPDIFTIVEIPHQDALTQLVLARIHAIPGVDQTDTHMVYRLQEGKPK; encoded by the coding sequence ATGTCCGACCGAGCCTACGTCTTGATCAACGTCCATCCCGGACAAACCGCCGACGTCGTGAAAGCCCTGTCTGACATCAAAGAGATCAAACAAATCGACCCCTGCTGGGGCAAGCCGGACATCTTCACAATCGTTGAAATTCCTCATCAAGACGCCTTGACCCAGCTGGTATTGGCGAGGATTCACGCCATCCCCGGTGTCGATCAGACCGACACGCACATGGTCTATCGACTGCAGGAAGGCAAGCCAAAATGA
- a CDS encoding sigma-54-dependent transcriptional regulator, which produces MSQAKLFVVDDDDAARALLAEALAKEGYEVEAFSSGQAAVERGRHVLPDVVLTDIRMEQGDGFLVLKEFKRFSPDTSIVLLTAFGSLEGAIEAIKQGAYDYLAKPFKKDDIRLVVQRSLEHCRLVRENARFREDARAREPWSHLVGSSPAMLEVYKLVARVSDGRSTVLIEGESGTGKELIARAVHLNSPRRDKPFIPVNCGALPDHLLESEMFGYEKGAFTGAVGAKAGLFEAANGGTLFLDEIGDLGQALQVKLLRVMQEHEVRRVGSTSSVKVDVRIIAATNRDLAAQVKDGKFRDDLYYRLNVVRIALPSLAERQEDIPMLAHHFLQKYAKQGSHVRGFTPETMILLKRYHWPGNVRELENAVERAVSLSHGPLLLPEDLPEAIRAEPDPSATRKESRGDTDPEALLTLDEVEKRHLSRVLKETRGNKVKAAKILGIDRRTLYRMAERFGLDFGEEGDDK; this is translated from the coding sequence ATGAGTCAGGCAAAACTGTTTGTGGTCGACGATGATGACGCGGCGCGTGCGTTGCTGGCCGAAGCGCTCGCAAAGGAGGGGTATGAGGTCGAGGCCTTTTCCAGCGGCCAGGCTGCCGTGGAACGTGGTCGGCACGTCCTCCCGGACGTCGTGTTGACCGACATTCGCATGGAGCAAGGCGACGGGTTCCTGGTGCTGAAGGAATTCAAGCGGTTTAGTCCGGATACGTCGATTGTGTTGCTCACCGCGTTCGGCTCATTGGAAGGGGCGATCGAGGCGATCAAGCAGGGTGCGTATGATTATCTGGCGAAACCCTTCAAGAAGGACGATATCCGCCTGGTCGTCCAACGAAGTTTGGAGCATTGCCGGCTGGTGCGGGAGAATGCCCGATTCCGTGAGGATGCGCGAGCGCGTGAACCCTGGTCGCACCTGGTTGGCAGCAGCCCGGCCATGCTGGAGGTGTATAAACTCGTCGCTCGAGTCTCGGACGGGCGGAGCACGGTGCTGATCGAAGGAGAAAGTGGAACCGGCAAGGAATTGATCGCGCGAGCGGTGCATCTCAATAGTCCGCGTCGCGACAAGCCCTTCATCCCCGTGAACTGCGGGGCGTTGCCCGATCATCTCCTGGAATCTGAAATGTTCGGATACGAAAAGGGGGCGTTCACGGGAGCGGTCGGCGCTAAGGCCGGCTTGTTTGAAGCGGCCAACGGCGGCACCCTGTTTCTTGATGAGATCGGAGATCTTGGCCAGGCGCTCCAGGTCAAACTGTTGCGTGTGATGCAGGAGCATGAGGTTCGGCGTGTCGGGAGTACGTCCTCGGTGAAAGTCGACGTACGCATTATCGCCGCCACCAATCGCGATCTGGCCGCCCAGGTGAAGGACGGAAAGTTCCGCGATGATTTGTATTATCGCCTGAATGTGGTACGGATTGCGCTTCCGTCCTTAGCTGAGCGGCAGGAAGACATTCCGATGCTGGCCCACCACTTTTTACAGAAATATGCCAAACAAGGGTCGCATGTGCGGGGGTTTACGCCGGAAACCATGATCCTGCTCAAGCGTTACCATTGGCCGGGCAATGTGCGTGAGTTGGAAAACGCCGTCGAGCGGGCAGTCTCGCTCAGTCATGGACCGCTGTTGCTGCCTGAAGATCTACCAGAAGCCATTCGTGCTGAGCCTGATCCATCGGCGACGCGCAAGGAGAGTCGTGGGGACACAGATCCCGAAGCCTTACTGACCCTGGACGAGGTGGAAAAGCGGCATCTCTCCCGTGTGCTCAAGGAGACACGAGGCAACAAGGTCAAGGCAGCGAAGATTCTCGGGATTGATCGGCGAACGTTATACCGGATGGCGGAGCGGTTCGGCCTGGATTTCGGCGAGGAGGGCGACGACAAATAG
- a CDS encoding sensor histidine kinase produces MKNRNQVVLVIAALLFLIVTVMEWMFPLNVVGAFGFVLPILLVATVRNRGLMIVTLALCILVTFVGLFQPAKKKERFTTVVFNRIMVVCVLTGVAYLGVTWEERKAREEAAQAALATQTEHLLRANTQLVEIKDKLARSERLATVGQLVASVAHEVGTPLHSIAWHVEALAEEPGVTPEMQKRIGIIEEQLNRVVRIIQDLLSSTRQRKPEPTWYPAERLIEPVIALMEPGYHAKGVALHSEVAPALLAWADAEKIHQVLVNLLTNALAATGTGGQVTVTVAMRPASADERERAACTGRSDLDTVVMLVVADSGCGMPRENLERAFQPFFTTKAIGKGTGLGLFLSREAVVAHGGQLTLESELGTGTTVTVVLPGMPSESAAT; encoded by the coding sequence ATGAAGAACCGAAACCAGGTGGTCCTGGTCATCGCTGCACTATTGTTCCTCATTGTCACAGTGATGGAATGGATGTTCCCGTTGAATGTGGTGGGGGCGTTCGGGTTCGTGTTGCCGATTCTGTTAGTGGCCACGGTGCGAAATCGTGGGCTCATGATCGTGACCCTGGCCTTGTGTATTCTGGTGACGTTTGTTGGATTGTTTCAGCCGGCCAAGAAAAAGGAACGTTTCACGACGGTCGTGTTTAACCGCATTATGGTGGTGTGTGTCTTGACGGGCGTGGCCTATCTCGGCGTGACCTGGGAGGAGCGCAAGGCCCGCGAAGAGGCGGCACAGGCCGCATTGGCAACGCAGACGGAACATCTGCTTCGGGCGAATACCCAGCTGGTGGAGATTAAGGACAAGCTGGCACGATCGGAACGATTGGCGACGGTGGGGCAGTTGGTGGCGTCGGTCGCACACGAAGTCGGAACGCCCTTGCACTCCATTGCCTGGCATGTGGAGGCATTGGCGGAGGAGCCCGGCGTTACCCCCGAGATGCAGAAGCGTATCGGCATTATCGAGGAGCAGTTGAATCGGGTGGTGCGCATCATTCAAGATCTGCTCTCCTCCACCAGACAGCGCAAGCCGGAGCCGACATGGTATCCGGCTGAACGCCTAATCGAGCCGGTCATCGCCCTGATGGAGCCTGGTTATCACGCCAAGGGGGTGGCGCTTCACTCGGAGGTGGCCCCAGCGCTATTGGCCTGGGCCGATGCCGAGAAGATCCACCAGGTGCTTGTCAATCTTCTCACCAATGCGTTGGCTGCCACCGGGACGGGAGGGCAGGTGACGGTCACTGTGGCGATGCGGCCGGCGTCGGCGGACGAACGGGAGCGCGCCGCCTGCACGGGCCGGTCCGATCTCGACACCGTGGTCATGCTCGTCGTGGCCGATTCGGGATGCGGCATGCCACGGGAAAACCTGGAAAGGGCCTTTCAGCCGTTTTTTACGACCAAGGCGATCGGCAAGGGGACAGGGTTGGGGCTCTTTCTCAGTCGCGAGGCCGTTGTCGCCCATGGCGGTCAGTTGACGCTGGAGAGTGAATTGGGAACAGGGACAACGGTGACGGTGGTGCTTCCCGGCATGCCGTCGGAGTCAGCTGCAACGTAG
- the malQ gene encoding 4-alpha-glucanotransferase produces the protein MYDGTEQDLLRLLASRAGICSDYHDIAGTLHVTSDDTRRAILSAMGFDVASRESLTRALLEWDEAPWQQVCDPILILQQGYGPTVWTCRLPVEVDEEPHLAVAWQLTDEKGTTVHRGEAGPGLQPQDVRFLLGRRMVRVEVPLVSDLTLGYYDLSVTSIGCTVPTKGALRVVVAPAHCYVPEGIARGSRVWGVAVQLYSLRSRTNWGVGDFTDLARLVEWAGRELGAGIVGLNPLHALKNSRPHHLSPYSPTSRLFLNELYIDLDRLPEYHASAEAQRVKQSPEFQQTLERARTADWVDSESVAQAKRRMLDLAYRQFLTDNYAGTEPALQPTSARGWLLERFIRDEGESLERFALFQVLDEDRRLIEQTHRLWPEWPPQYRNADSQALREFARRHRKRVRFFQYMQWVAADQLRAANTRAEQVQMVVGLYPDLALGSDRNGAEAWMLQDVLALGTDCGAPPDAFAPQGQNWGFAPFNPLRLKATGYRSFIELLRKTFRQGGAIRIDHVMTLFRLFWVPRGMTAAAGAYVQYPAEDLLRILALESTRAQTLVIGEDLGTVPDYVREQLARYKVLSYRVLYFERNWDGSYKPPSSYPEQSLAVVTTHDLPTLTGYWIGEDIRLRARLGMYAHEQAVQQAFEERARDKHHILTALKGMGVLPAGVSEQPEHVPVMTPDLCRAMHVYLAMSPAWVVMANLDDVIGEVTQMNLPGTVDAYPNWSRKLSLSLEDLQRDERVQALAAAVRTLRPSVGSS, from the coding sequence ATGTACGACGGCACTGAGCAAGACCTGCTTCGCCTGCTCGCCTCGCGAGCCGGTATCTGTTCCGACTATCACGATATCGCCGGTACGCTTCACGTTACGAGCGACGACACCCGTCGCGCCATCCTCTCCGCCATGGGGTTTGATGTGGCGTCGCGCGAGTCGCTGACGCGGGCTCTGCTCGAGTGGGACGAGGCGCCCTGGCAACAGGTGTGCGATCCGATTCTCATCCTCCAGCAGGGCTACGGTCCCACGGTGTGGACCTGCCGTCTTCCGGTCGAGGTGGACGAAGAGCCGCATCTGGCTGTCGCGTGGCAGTTGACCGACGAAAAGGGCACCACTGTTCATCGCGGAGAGGCCGGGCCTGGCCTGCAGCCCCAGGACGTTCGATTCCTGTTGGGGCGGCGGATGGTGCGCGTCGAGGTGCCGCTGGTGTCCGATCTGACGCTCGGGTATTACGACCTCTCGGTTACGAGCATAGGATGTACAGTGCCAACGAAGGGGGCCCTCCGTGTGGTGGTGGCGCCGGCGCATTGTTATGTGCCGGAAGGTATTGCCCGCGGTTCTCGTGTCTGGGGCGTGGCCGTACAACTCTACTCCTTGCGCTCGCGGACCAACTGGGGCGTCGGCGATTTCACGGATCTTGCCCGGTTGGTTGAATGGGCCGGCAGGGAGCTGGGCGCAGGCATCGTCGGTCTGAATCCCTTGCACGCCTTGAAGAATTCACGCCCGCACCATCTCAGTCCCTATTCGCCCACGAGCCGTCTGTTCCTCAACGAACTCTACATCGATCTCGACCGGCTACCGGAATATCACGCCTCGGCTGAGGCACAGCGTGTGAAACAGAGCCCCGAGTTTCAACAAACATTAGAGCGGGCGCGCACGGCTGATTGGGTGGATTCCGAGTCCGTGGCTCAGGCAAAACGGAGGATGCTGGATCTCGCCTACCGCCAATTTCTCACTGACAATTACGCGGGGACCGAACCTGCTTTGCAACCGACGAGTGCGCGCGGGTGGTTGTTGGAACGGTTTATTCGCGATGAAGGGGAGTCGCTTGAACGGTTTGCGTTGTTCCAGGTGCTGGACGAAGATCGGCGCCTGATCGAGCAAACACACAGGCTGTGGCCGGAGTGGCCGCCCCAGTATCGCAATGCCGATTCTCAGGCGTTGCGTGAGTTTGCCAGACGACATCGCAAGCGGGTCCGGTTTTTTCAGTACATGCAATGGGTGGCCGCCGATCAACTCAGAGCCGCCAATACTCGTGCCGAACAGGTGCAGATGGTGGTCGGACTGTACCCTGACCTCGCGCTCGGCAGCGATCGAAACGGAGCGGAGGCCTGGATGCTGCAGGATGTCCTGGCGTTGGGCACGGACTGCGGGGCCCCGCCGGATGCGTTCGCGCCTCAAGGCCAGAATTGGGGATTCGCTCCGTTCAATCCGTTACGTCTGAAGGCAACAGGATACCGATCGTTTATCGAATTGCTGCGGAAAACGTTTCGACAGGGCGGGGCGATTCGGATCGACCATGTTATGACCCTGTTCCGCCTGTTCTGGGTCCCGCGGGGAATGACCGCTGCGGCGGGCGCCTATGTGCAGTATCCGGCGGAGGATCTGTTGCGGATTCTGGCGCTGGAGAGTACACGTGCACAGACGTTGGTGATCGGAGAAGATTTAGGAACCGTACCGGACTATGTGCGCGAACAGTTGGCCCGCTACAAGGTACTCTCATACCGGGTGTTGTATTTCGAACGAAACTGGGATGGCTCCTACAAGCCCCCGTCGTCCTACCCTGAACAGTCCCTCGCGGTCGTCACCACCCACGATCTCCCTACGTTGACCGGCTATTGGATCGGAGAGGACATTCGGTTGCGGGCCAGGCTCGGCATGTATGCGCATGAACAGGCGGTCCAGCAGGCGTTCGAGGAACGGGCCCGGGATAAACATCACATCCTCACGGCGCTCAAAGGGATGGGCGTCTTGCCGGCCGGGGTCAGTGAACAGCCGGAGCATGTTCCGGTCATGACGCCGGATCTCTGTCGGGCGATGCATGTGTATCTGGCGATGTCGCCGGCTTGGGTGGTCATGGCCAATCTTGACGACGTGATCGGTGAAGTGACACAAATGAACCTGCCCGGGACCGTGGATGCCTATCCCAATTGGTCGCGTAAACTGTCGTTGTCGCTGGAGGACCTCCAACGGGATGAACGTGTACAAGCTCTCGCTGCTGCCGTGCGAACGCTTCGGCCTTCCGTCGGATCCAGCTAG
- a CDS encoding DUF72 domain-containing protein has protein sequence MMDLAHVRFGTSSWAYEGWQGQVYRRTYTVGRFSKDSLAEYAAYAPAGPPLFRTVGIDHTFYRPATPAQLANYAAQVPSDFHFCSKVWEELTIPTYANLSRYGVKAGKANPRFLDVTAFHDLVLQPFIEDLSGRVGPFIFEFQRSGLDPEPFLDALDKFLAKLSPGHPYAVEIRNPALLSPRYRDILHAHGVAHTYNHWTGMPPLLMQHRLLGERFTAAFLVMRLLTPLGLRYASAVERYAPYNRIVTAQPQMRRDAASLIHAAASQQVMPYVLVNNRSEGNAPLTIQAIVEALRAIPDSAALPPP, from the coding sequence ATGATGGACCTCGCACATGTCCGTTTCGGAACCAGTTCCTGGGCCTATGAGGGCTGGCAAGGGCAGGTGTACCGTCGTACCTATACCGTCGGCCGCTTTTCTAAAGATAGCCTCGCCGAGTATGCCGCCTATGCGCCCGCCGGGCCACCACTGTTCCGCACGGTCGGCATCGACCACACCTTCTATCGTCCCGCGACGCCCGCGCAACTTGCTAACTACGCGGCCCAGGTTCCTTCCGATTTTCACTTCTGCTCCAAAGTGTGGGAAGAGCTCACCATCCCAACTTATGCCAACCTTTCGCGCTACGGCGTCAAGGCCGGCAAAGCAAACCCACGTTTTCTCGACGTGACTGCCTTTCATGATCTGGTGCTGCAACCGTTTATCGAAGACTTGTCTGGACGCGTTGGCCCGTTCATCTTCGAGTTTCAGCGCAGCGGTCTCGACCCGGAGCCGTTCCTGGACGCACTCGACAAATTCCTCGCAAAGCTTTCGCCCGGACATCCCTATGCCGTGGAAATTAGAAATCCCGCGTTGCTCAGCCCACGGTATCGAGATATTCTGCACGCCCACGGCGTAGCACATACGTACAACCATTGGACGGGGATGCCACCGCTCCTCATGCAGCATCGACTGCTGGGAGAACGGTTCACCGCCGCTTTTCTGGTGATGCGCCTGCTGACGCCCCTCGGACTTCGGTACGCTTCAGCCGTAGAACGGTATGCCCCGTACAACCGGATCGTCACCGCCCAGCCGCAGATGCGCCGGGACGCCGCCTCCCTGATTCACGCCGCAGCCTCGCAGCAGGTTATGCCCTATGTGTTGGTCAACAATCGTTCGGAGGGCAACGCTCCGCTGACGATTCAAGCCATCGTGGAAGCGTTGAGGGCGATTCCCGATTCAGCCGCATTGCCGCCACCCTGA
- a CDS encoding SPFH domain-containing protein, which translates to MRQGAWFMLGVLGIVGASLSISGCVAIEAGHEGVMVEQPFFFGHGGIDPSPSKTGRVWVAPTTKVIEVDVRPLQYSEHFDIISAENAPVSFDAFLIANVVEGRSPELIGRYGTTWYQNNVKEAFRTFVREEVQRYPLFQLTTDPTTRTKLQDAIAREVQNKLIDKQNMPIRLNRVVVGSILPPKGVVEQTTQTIVQEQRKITMVEFQKAEEAREKAEKQRGIADRAYRESLGLTAPEFVDLRRIEVQKEIVQHAPTALTVIMGLERVGINMPSSGTDR; encoded by the coding sequence ATGCGACAGGGAGCCTGGTTCATGTTGGGCGTGCTGGGGATCGTCGGGGCATCGTTGTCGATCTCGGGCTGTGTGGCGATCGAGGCGGGTCATGAGGGCGTGATGGTTGAGCAGCCGTTCTTCTTCGGCCACGGAGGGATTGACCCGTCACCCTCCAAGACCGGTCGCGTCTGGGTGGCGCCCACGACGAAGGTGATTGAGGTGGACGTCCGGCCGCTGCAGTATTCGGAGCACTTCGACATTATTTCCGCCGAGAATGCACCAGTGTCGTTCGACGCGTTTTTGATTGCTAACGTCGTGGAAGGGCGCTCCCCTGAACTCATCGGTCGCTACGGAACTACCTGGTATCAGAATAACGTAAAAGAAGCCTTCCGGACCTTTGTCCGTGAAGAGGTGCAACGGTATCCGCTCTTTCAGTTGACCACGGACCCCACGACGAGAACAAAGCTTCAAGACGCGATTGCACGCGAGGTGCAAAATAAGCTCATTGATAAGCAGAACATGCCGATTCGACTTAACCGGGTCGTGGTCGGAAGCATTCTTCCGCCCAAAGGCGTGGTCGAACAGACGACGCAGACCATCGTGCAGGAGCAGCGCAAGATCACGATGGTGGAGTTTCAAAAGGCGGAAGAGGCGCGTGAAAAGGCGGAAAAACAGCGCGGTATCGCAGACCGTGCCTATCGTGAATCATTGGGATTGACCGCCCCAGAATTTGTCGATCTGCGCCGCATCGAGGTGCAGAAAGAAATTGTGCAGCATGCGCCGACGGCGTTGACCGTCATCATGGGATTGGAGCGGGTCGGCATCAATATGCCGTCGTCAGGGACTGATCGGTAG
- a CDS encoding c-type cytochrome: MKAWMVGTGVAVMVAALVACESNATNQDAAKPAGGVTPADVQVGEGKFAANCAACHGVRGVGTKQGPPLVHKIYEPNHHADMAFHRAAENGVRAHHWEFGNMPKIEGVTPADVEQIIRYVRWLQREAGIY, translated from the coding sequence ATGAAGGCCTGGATGGTGGGGACCGGTGTTGCGGTGATGGTAGCGGCGTTGGTCGCCTGCGAATCGAATGCGACCAATCAGGATGCGGCTAAGCCGGCCGGAGGAGTCACACCGGCTGATGTGCAAGTCGGCGAAGGGAAATTTGCCGCCAATTGTGCCGCCTGTCATGGTGTCCGTGGTGTCGGAACCAAACAGGGTCCGCCGCTTGTTCATAAAATCTATGAGCCAAACCATCATGCCGATATGGCTTTCCACCGTGCGGCGGAGAACGGCGTACGCGCGCATCATTGGGAGTTCGGGAATATGCCGAAGATTGAAGGCGTGACACCGGCGGATGTGGAGCAGATCATCCGATATGTACGCTGGTTGCAACGCGAGGCAGGCATATACTGA
- the queC gene encoding 7-cyano-7-deazaguanine synthase QueC codes for MTHPQSNAVVLLSGGLDSTVTAAIAQQDGFRIHCLTVSYGQRHGVEVLRAQAVAAALGAGGHVIVTVDLRALGGSALTADLAVPKDRTERERAGEIPITYVPARNTIFLSLALAHAETLQAQAIYFGANVLDYSGYPDCRPEFIRAFEAVARLGTKMGVEGRAIEVRAPLLMLSKAEIVRRGQELNVPFELTHSCYDPGVDGVACGRCDSCRIRREGFRQAGVEDPVPYAIL; via the coding sequence ATGACTCATCCCCAGTCGAATGCAGTGGTGTTGCTGAGTGGTGGATTGGATTCCACCGTGACGGCCGCCATCGCGCAGCAGGACGGTTTTCGCATTCACTGCCTGACCGTCTCCTACGGGCAGCGTCATGGGGTGGAAGTACTGCGTGCTCAGGCCGTCGCGGCGGCATTGGGTGCGGGAGGCCATGTGATCGTGACGGTCGACCTTCGAGCCCTCGGTGGTTCCGCCCTGACGGCCGATCTGGCGGTGCCGAAAGATCGCACGGAGCGGGAACGAGCGGGCGAGATCCCGATCACCTACGTTCCGGCACGTAATACCATCTTTCTCTCGCTGGCCTTGGCGCATGCCGAAACCCTTCAGGCACAGGCGATCTATTTCGGTGCCAATGTGCTGGATTATTCCGGCTACCCGGATTGCCGCCCGGAGTTTATCCGTGCGTTTGAAGCGGTCGCCAGGCTTGGGACGAAGATGGGCGTCGAGGGGCGGGCGATCGAGGTACGCGCACCGCTCTTGATGCTTTCCAAGGCAGAGATCGTGCGCCGGGGGCAGGAGCTCAACGTTCCATTTGAGCTGACGCATAGCTGTTATGACCCCGGTGTCGATGGGGTCGCTTGCGGCCGATGCGACAGTTGTCGGATTCGCCGAGAAGGTTTTCGTCAGGCGGGAGTTGAGGATCCCGTCCCCTATGCGATACTGTAA
- a CDS encoding TraR/DksA family transcriptional regulator yields MATKVGAKKKTPTTKAKAIAPEKPVKKERPAPVTAMTEKDEDSVAARVVAALTQKETPKEKEERQRRREVLQRMLLGKRQEIMREIEGNLGQSLTEDQQRRLESARDVGDQALMDLDRELGISLMEMRNRKRQAIDEALTRLSEGTYGICAECGIEVSEKRLEAVPFAKLCVQCQSQQELLEKIEKEEDRD; encoded by the coding sequence ATGGCGACGAAAGTCGGCGCGAAGAAAAAAACACCAACCACGAAAGCCAAAGCCATCGCTCCTGAGAAACCCGTGAAGAAAGAGCGTCCGGCTCCAGTAACAGCTATGACGGAAAAAGATGAAGACAGCGTAGCCGCGCGCGTGGTGGCTGCGTTGACGCAGAAAGAAACGCCAAAAGAAAAAGAAGAACGTCAGCGCCGGCGCGAGGTCTTGCAGCGAATGCTGCTCGGCAAGCGTCAGGAGATTATGCGAGAGATCGAGGGCAACCTCGGCCAGTCGCTGACGGAGGATCAGCAACGCCGGTTGGAATCGGCCCGTGACGTGGGCGATCAAGCCCTTATGGACTTGGATCGCGAACTCGGTATCTCGCTCATGGAGATGCGCAATAGGAAGCGGCAGGCGATCGATGAGGCGTTGACCAGACTCAGCGAGGGAACCTACGGCATTTGCGCAGAATGTGGCATCGAAGTCAGCGAAAAGCGCCTGGAGGCCGTGCCGTTCGCGAAACTCTGTGTCCAGTGTCAGTCGCAACAGGAACTGCTCGAGAAGATCGAGAAGGAAGAGGATCGAGACTAG
- a CDS encoding adenine phosphoribosyltransferase → MNYKALIREVPDFPKPGILFYDITTLLKNPQAFRAIADDLAARYDGQGIAKVIGIESRGFILGGTLAARLGAGFVPVRKPGKLPADIYEVEYNLEYGSSVLAIHRDAVSAGERVLIVDDLLATGGTAAATVDLVRQLGGEIAGLDFLIELKGLKGRDRLTGYNVHSMLIYP, encoded by the coding sequence ATGAATTACAAGGCCCTCATTCGAGAAGTCCCCGACTTTCCTAAGCCCGGTATTCTGTTCTACGACATCACCACCCTTCTCAAAAACCCTCAAGCCTTCCGTGCCATTGCCGATGACCTTGCCGCCCGTTATGACGGCCAGGGTATCGCGAAGGTGATCGGCATCGAATCGCGTGGATTCATTCTCGGCGGCACCCTGGCGGCCCGTCTTGGGGCCGGGTTTGTCCCTGTTCGGAAGCCAGGCAAATTGCCGGCAGATATCTATGAGGTGGAATATAACCTGGAATACGGGTCCAGCGTATTGGCGATCCATCGGGATGCCGTCTCGGCCGGAGAGCGCGTGCTGATCGTGGACGACTTGCTGGCGACCGGTGGCACGGCGGCCGCAACGGTGGACCTTGTGCGCCAACTCGGTGGAGAGATTGCGGGCCTGGATTTCCTTATCGAACTGAAAGGTCTGAAGGGGCGTGACCGGCTGACCGGGTACAACGTGCATTCTATGCTCATCTACCCCTGA